A region from the Nostoc sp. HK-01 genome encodes:
- a CDS encoding TrmA family RNA methyltransferase has protein sequence MPQVVLVNPQIPPNTGNIARTCAATGTELHLVGPLGFEISDRYLKRAGLDYWPYVKLHEHKSLEAFKTLHQQRGGRCLGFSVRGSFNYTQFQFEPNDWLLFGSETTGLSPEALSICDTTLYIPMFQPGVRSLNLSVSVAIGLFEARRQLGYLV, from the coding sequence ATGCCCCAGGTAGTTTTAGTAAATCCGCAAATTCCCCCTAATACAGGCAATATAGCGCGTACTTGCGCTGCGACAGGAACAGAACTACATTTGGTGGGGCCTTTAGGGTTTGAAATTAGCGATCGCTACCTCAAAAGGGCGGGATTAGATTACTGGCCTTATGTCAAACTCCATGAGCATAAGTCACTCGAAGCCTTTAAAACCTTACATCAGCAGAGAGGGGGTAGATGTTTAGGTTTCTCTGTGAGAGGAAGTTTTAACTACACTCAATTTCAGTTTGAACCTAATGATTGGCTTTTATTTGGTAGCGAGACTACTGGCTTATCACCAGAGGCGTTATCAATTTGTGATACAACCTTGTATATTCCTATGTTTCAACCAGGGGTGCGTAGCCTAAATCTTTCGGTTAGTGTTGCCATAGGCTTATTTGAAGCTCGGCGACAACTAGGTTATTTAGTGTAG